Proteins encoded by one window of Canis lupus dingo isolate Sandy chromosome 10, ASM325472v2, whole genome shotgun sequence:
- the RPS19BP1 gene encoding active regulator of SIRT1, with amino-acid sequence MSAALLRRGLELLGAPEAPQGAPGQAKPSGARAKRGRKAKATQAQKLRNSAKGKVPKSALAEFQKQECQGYLGVNLKFMTSARSTVAESVTQQIVRQNRGRKACDRPVAKKKKKKEAEGTVFTEEDFQKFQQEYFGS; translated from the exons ATGTCTGCCGCCCTGCTGCGGCGGGGCCTGGAGCTGCTGGGGGCGCCGGAGG ccccccaggGCGCCCCGGGCCAGGCCAAGCCGAGCGGGGCTCGGGCCAAGCGGGGCCGGAAGGCGAAGGCGACCCAAGCCCAGAAACTGCGGAACTCGGCCAAGGGGAAGGTGCCCAAGTCCGCGCTCg CTGAGTTCCAGAAGCAAGAGTGTCAAGGCTACCTCGGAGTCAACCTGAAGTTTATGACCAGCGCAAGAAGTACAGTGGCTGAGTCAGTCACCCAGCAG ATTGTGCGCCAGAACCGGGGCCGCAAGGCCTGTGACCGGCCTGtagccaagaagaaaaagaagaaggaggctGAAGGCACCGTGTTCACCGAGGAAGATTTCCAGAAGTTCCAGCAGGAATACTTCGGCAGCTAG
- the ATF4 gene encoding cyclic AMP-dependent transcription factor ATF-4 gives MAEMSFLSSEVLVGDLMSPFDQSGLGAEESLGLLDDYLEVAKHFKPHGFSSDKAKAGSSEWLALDGLVSASDNGKEDAFSGTDWMVEKMDLKEFDFDTLFSIDDLETMPDELLATLDDTCDLFDPLVQETNKEPPQIVNPIGHLPESLPKTDQIAPFTFLQPLPLSPGALSSTPDHSFSLELGSEVDISEGDRKSDSTAYITVIPQCIKEEDAPSDNDSGICMSPESYLGSPQHSPSTSRGSPNRSLLSPGSLCGSARPKPYDPPGEKTAKVKVEKLDKKLKKMEQNKTAATRYRQKKRAEQEALTGECKELEKKNEALKERADSLAKEIQYLKDLIEEVRKAREKKRVP, from the exons ATGGCCGAGATGAGTTTCCTGAGCAGCGAGGTGTTGGTGGGGGACTTGATGTCCCCCTTCGACCAGTCGGGTTTGGGGGCTGAGGAAAGCCTAGGTCTCTTAGACGACTACCTGGAGGTGGCCAAGCACTTCAAACCTCATGGGTTCTCCAGCGACAAGGCTAAGGCGGGCTCCTCCGAATGGCTGGCTTTGGATGGGTTGGTCAGTGCCTCAGACAACGGCAAGG AGGATGCCTTCTCCGGGACAGATTGGATGGTGGAGAAAATGGATCTGAAGGAGTTTGATTTTGACACTCTGTTCAGTATAGATGACCTGGAAACCATGCCAGATGAGCTTTTGGCCACGTTGGATGACACGTGTGATCTCTTTGACCCCCTAGTCCAGGAGACTAATAAGGAGCCCCCTCAGATCGTGAACCCAATTGGCCATCTCCCAGAAAGTTTACCAAAAACAGACCAGATTGCCCCCTTTACCTTTCTGCAACCACTTCCACTCTCCCCAGGGGCCCTGTCCTCCACTCCAGATCATTCTTTTAGTTTAGAGCTAGGCAGTGAAGTGGATATCTCTGAAGGAGATAGAAAGTCAGATTCTACTGCTTACATTACCGTGATCCCTCAGTGCATAAAGGAGGAAGATGCCCCCTCAGATAATGACAGTGGCATCTGTATGAGTCCTGAGTCCTATCTTGGGTCCCCTCAGCATAGCCCCTCTACCTCCAGGGGCTCTCCAAATAGGAGCCTGCTGTCTCCAGGTTCCCTCTGTGGTTCTGCCCGCCCCAAACCCTATGACCCTCCTGGAGAGAAGACCGCAAAAGTAAAGGTTGAGAAACTAgataagaaactgaaaaaaatggagCAGAACAAGACAGCAGCCACTAGGTACCGCCAGAAGAAGAGGGCAGAGCAGGAAGCCCTCACTGGTGAGTGTAAAGAACTGGAAAAGAAGAACGAGGCTCTGAAGGAGAGGGCAGATTCTTTAGCTAAGGAGATCCAGTATCTGAAAGATTTGATAGAGGAGGTCAGAAAGgccagggagaagaaaagggtCCCCTAG